A portion of the Drosophila innubila isolate TH190305 chromosome 3L unlocalized genomic scaffold, UK_Dinn_1.0 0_D_3L, whole genome shotgun sequence genome contains these proteins:
- the LOC117787235 gene encoding uncharacterized protein LOC117787235, with protein MFILDVIFDLVLIGSSCYGLYALTPEEHPYGLIAAAFCLVHGMLMLVRSFQSSEDECARSFFVSTSIVDVVPLPLANIEFYLQSSQSSVALVHALSLILLVYDTMGNLGDDYDAATDTVKDLSLLGNIASAAYLGYNEENYFHCGIAAAATIARYGSSLVDSFLPEFGPHVDKMSKAAIIGLMTYSLTQK; from the coding sequence ATGTTTATTCTCGATGTGATCTTTGATCTGGTGTTGATCGGCAGCAGCTGCTATGGACTGTACGCGTTGACTCCGGAGGAACATCCTTACGGCTTAATCGCAGCCGCATTTTGTCTGGTACATGGAATGCTAATGCTGGTGCGTTCCTTTCAGTCATCGGAGGACGAGTGTGCTCGATCCTTCTTTGTGTCCACAAGCATTGTGGATGTGGTACCTCTGCCATTGGCCAACATTGAGTTCTATCTGCAATCCTCCCAGTCGAGTGTGGCCTTAGTTCACGCTCTGTCCCTGATACTGCTGGTCTATGATACGATGGGCAATCTGGGCGATGACTATGATGCTGCCACGGATACGGTGAAGGATTTGTCGCTGCTTGGCAACATTGCATCCGCCGCATATCTGGGCTATAACGAGGAGAACTACTTTCATTGCGGCATCGCAGCAGCCGCTACGATTGCCCGATACGGATCTTCTTTGGTCGACTCTTTCCTTCCAGAGTTTGGGCCACATGTGGACAAGATGAGCAAGGCTGCTATAATAGGGCTCATGACATATTCTTTGACGCAGAAATAA